One Mugil cephalus isolate CIBA_MC_2020 chromosome 8, CIBA_Mcephalus_1.1, whole genome shotgun sequence genomic window carries:
- the svopa gene encoding synaptic vesicle 2-related protein yields MDDDHFQLRQLPVVRFRRTGESTRSEEDVESREQDPRIAEQTALESVALAEGAPVPREFANPTDDTFMVEDAVEAIGFGTFQWKLSILTGLSWMADAMEMMILSILAPQLHCEWRLPSLEVALLTSAVFIGMMISSSLWGNIADKYGRKTGLKMSVLWTMFYGLMSAFAPIYGWILVLRALVGFGIGGAPQSVTLYAEFLPMKSRATCILLIEIFWALGTVFEVLLAILVMPTLGWRWLLGLSTIPLFIFALLCFWLPESARYDVLTGNQEKALATLKRIATENGAPMPLGKLITARQEDRGKIKDLFSSHFRWTTILLWFIWFANAFSYYGLVLLTTELFQEGGACGMSRGNKKELRCSLECKYLNSDDYKDLLWTTLSEFPGLLVTLYAIDRLGRRRTMALCFFVFSMCIIPLYGCVGRTSMTVLIFIARAFIAGGFQAAYVYTPEVYPTATRALGLGTSSGMARVGALITPFVAQVMLESSVYLALSVYCCCCLLAAIASCALPIETTGRGLQESSHREWGQEMMGRASFQSSGGNTHSSSESQG; encoded by the exons ATGGACGATGATCATTTCCAACTGAGACAGCTGCC TGTTGTCCGCTTCCGTCGCACAGGAGAGAGCACGCGTTCAGAGGAGGATGTCGAGAGCAGAGAACAGGATCCCAGGATCGCAGAGCAGACCGCTCTGGAGTCTGTGGCACTTGCAGAAGGAGCTCCGGTACCTCGGGAGTTTGCCAACCCGACTGACG ACACGTTCATGGTAGAAGATGCTGTCGAGGCCATAGGCTTTGGGACATTTCAGTGGAAACTCTCCATCCTCACTGGTTTGTCCTGG ATGGCTGATGCTATGGAAATGATGATCCTCAGCATCTTGGCCCCACAGCTCCACTGTGAATGGAGACTACCAAGCCTGGAGGTGGCACTGCTCACATCG GCAGTGTTCATCGGGATgatgatcagctcctctctTTGGGGAAACATCGCTGACAAATATGGCAGAAAAACA GGTCTGAAGATGAGTGTGTTGTGGACCATGTTCTACGGCCTCATGAGCGCATTTGCGCCCATTTACGGGTGGATCCTCGTCCTTCGCGCGCTGGTGGGCTTTGGTATCGGAGGAGCCCCGCAGTC GGTGACGCTGTATGCAGAGTTTCTACCGATGAAGTCCAGAGCCACATGCATCTTGCTGATTGAG ATATTTTGGGCACTGGGCACTGTGTTCGAGGTCCTCTTAGCAATCCTGGTGATGCCCACTCTGGGCTGGCGCTGGTTGCTCGGCCTTTCCACCATCCCCCTCTTCATCTTTGcccttctgtgtttt TGGCTACCAGAAAGCGCTCGATACGACGTTCTGACTGGGAACCAGGAGAAGGCTCTGGCCACACTGAAGCGCATCGCCACAGAGAACGGAGCACCCATGCCACTAGGAAAACTAATCACTGCCAGACAG gaAGATCGTGGGAAGATTAAAGATCTATTTTCATCACACTTCCGCTGGACCACAATCCTGTTGTGGTTCATTTG GTTTGCAAATGCTTTCTCCTACTATGGACTGGTCCTGCTCACCACAGAGCTGTTTCAGGAGGGAGGAGCGTGTGGAA TGTCCAGAGGTAATAAGAAGGAGCTCCGATGCAGCTTAGAGTGTAAATATTTGAACTCGGATGACTACAAAGACCTGTTGTGGACTACGTTGTCTGAATTCCCAG GGCTGCTGGTGACACTCTACGCCATCGATCGACTGGGAAGGAGGAGGACCATGGCTCTGTGCTTCTTCGTCTTCTCTATGTGTATCATTCCTCTCTATGGCTGTGTTGGGAG GACATCAATGACAGTATTAATATTCATCGCCAGAGCGTTTATTGCAGGGGGCTTCCAGGCTGCCTATGTGTACACCCCAGAG gtGTACCCAACAGCAACCAGGGCTTTAGGTCTGGGAACAAGCAGCGGAATGGCCAGAGTCGGTGCCCTCATCACACCATTCGTCGCACAG GTGATGTTGGAGTCATCTGTATACCTGGCCCTCTCAGtgtactgctgctgctgcctcttgGCTGCCATCGCCTCCTGCGCACTGCCGATCGAGACGACGGGCCGGGGCCTGCAGGAGTCAAGCCACCGCGAGTGGGGACAGGAGATGATGGGCCGGGCCTCCTTCCAGAGCTCAGGGGGAAACACTCACTCCAGCTCCGAGTCACAGGGCTGA